From one Ignavibacteria bacterium genomic stretch:
- a CDS encoding T9SS type A sorting domain-containing protein: MKKNRGPLKAVTLVRCLVSCFLAVIILLPVPQAAAQMWQALPAVTVGGAKNTGGWRPRGGIAGLVAYDTAYREFWAGHGSHIIVSRDNGVSWSEPKLPVPPSFYYRDIAISAGAGRILGALITPDHIFVKLEFDRTRNCWTEIDSFRLVQFHAAVDSAAIFLEGKFNSQGTAVIWELWVSHAGDQTWHSVTDLGEIRQVEQPMRLMRSPYIQEVHPTIVAVQSLDNWVEYSSETGRTARTKIPPTALYYNYSANRDVIIAGFRTLLPNPDPNKSNKEIAYFNIGVSTDGGDTWHQYDTIRFVNSDKIVTNTEYQQNHLQVSIMHLHGNTVTIVLADGTVFSTNDNGNTFWYRGVGEFIVKDDEGLLAYPARETVRTDSEGNMYYVRQSGQLLRTGQLLRVPADIRQPLELVTKGKNFYWFTLGDGTMLAAGATYLARSTDAGSTWLLTGRVTEQHKDQDYTPVPQEKMIFDRIVATDTNDVAVLSSTGNIQAQYLGEDGVYRLDGYYRLNWSYQGEVKLWIGEYHSDEYVTKNYEVASFTPDSVLDLNQGIIYMKADSIAPLPGEALPRRYESEKPQFYQQSNSEIFYQKTVLWHSTDGGGTWQEIGKELTADSNGIPGTIASMLRLRDGRLLCGMKGYTVYTQTEFGTDNYDTSYVGGGLWVSSDNGQNWQELPHPAVTGSNVWFLKRKGDLNEQRLATAVDGGTDTLVASVGTVETKRVLDEIHEIGPDGNPRFTGFYDTISVTTMRDARIVTSTDGGVSWRVTYNEPKSRPGFSPRREIISRRDGSLLAATVESGVLWSPNGLVWTPLGNDTLNQTVILDIDVDTNDVVYAATDKGIFYINDRPTSVDDGKLNIPSKNSRFFSMWTYPAPVRTQVQVRLNNVEALSNTIRSLKLYNIYGTEVADYSTAIPQQSAGRAEFTLSLPAHIASGVYLLALDTGAGIVSSKLFVAE, translated from the coding sequence ATGAAGAAAAATCGTGGACCGCTGAAGGCAGTAACATTGGTACGATGCCTTGTTTCATGTTTTCTTGCCGTTATTATTTTACTGCCCGTACCGCAAGCTGCTGCCCAGATGTGGCAGGCTCTGCCTGCGGTAACCGTAGGAGGTGCAAAAAACACGGGAGGATGGCGGCCTCGTGGTGGCATAGCCGGTCTTGTAGCCTACGACACTGCATACCGGGAGTTTTGGGCCGGACACGGTTCGCATATCATAGTGTCACGCGATAACGGTGTTTCCTGGTCTGAGCCAAAGCTGCCTGTTCCTCCCTCTTTCTATTATAGAGACATAGCCATTTCGGCAGGTGCGGGTCGAATCCTTGGAGCATTGATAACTCCGGATCATATCTTTGTCAAATTGGAATTTGATCGGACGCGGAATTGCTGGACTGAAATTGACAGTTTCCGTTTGGTACAATTTCACGCAGCCGTTGATAGTGCAGCCATTTTCCTGGAGGGTAAGTTTAATTCGCAGGGAACAGCAGTGATATGGGAGCTATGGGTGTCTCACGCCGGCGATCAAACCTGGCATTCTGTTACCGATCTCGGTGAGATAAGGCAGGTGGAACAACCAATGAGACTGATGCGTTCTCCATACATCCAGGAAGTACACCCCACAATCGTTGCCGTGCAAAGCCTTGACAACTGGGTTGAGTATTCGTCAGAAACAGGAAGAACGGCGCGTACCAAAATTCCACCAACAGCACTCTATTACAACTATTCAGCGAACAGGGATGTGATTATTGCCGGGTTTCGCACCCTTCTTCCTAATCCTGATCCTAATAAATCAAACAAGGAGATAGCGTATTTCAATATAGGTGTAAGTACTGATGGCGGCGACACCTGGCACCAGTATGATACGATTCGTTTTGTAAACAGTGATAAGATTGTTACCAATACCGAATACCAGCAAAATCATCTTCAGGTAAGCATAATGCATTTGCATGGCAATACGGTAACAATTGTTCTTGCCGACGGAACGGTATTCTCGACCAATGATAATGGCAACACGTTTTGGTATCGTGGAGTTGGTGAGTTCATTGTTAAAGATGATGAGGGGCTTCTCGCATACCCGGCCCGCGAGACGGTAAGAACTGATAGCGAGGGGAATATGTATTACGTGCGACAAAGCGGGCAGCTTTTACGAACAGGCCAGTTGCTTCGAGTACCAGCGGATATCCGGCAGCCGTTGGAACTTGTTACAAAAGGAAAAAATTTTTATTGGTTTACATTAGGCGACGGCACGATGCTGGCAGCCGGAGCAACGTATCTGGCACGTAGCACCGATGCAGGAAGTACCTGGCTGCTAACCGGCAGAGTCACTGAGCAGCACAAAGATCAGGACTACACTCCGGTGCCTCAGGAGAAGATGATATTTGACCGCATTGTCGCCACTGATACAAATGATGTCGCGGTTCTTAGCTCTACGGGAAACATTCAGGCACAGTATCTGGGCGAAGATGGTGTCTATCGCCTGGATGGCTATTACCGACTCAACTGGAGTTACCAGGGTGAAGTAAAACTATGGATTGGCGAGTATCACTCTGATGAATATGTTACAAAGAATTATGAAGTAGCCAGCTTCACACCAGACTCGGTACTGGATCTGAACCAGGGCATAATCTATATGAAGGCAGACTCGATAGCACCGCTGCCTGGAGAAGCCCTGCCAAGAAGGTACGAGTCTGAAAAGCCGCAGTTTTATCAGCAGAGCAACTCCGAGATCTTTTACCAAAAAACAGTTCTGTGGCACTCTACCGATGGCGGCGGTACGTGGCAAGAAATTGGAAAGGAGCTTACGGCTGACAGCAACGGAATTCCAGGTACGATAGCCTCAATGCTGCGCCTGCGCGACGGCCGGCTGCTGTGCGGTATGAAAGGCTATACCGTGTACACTCAGACTGAATTTGGCACGGATAATTACGATACGTCGTATGTTGGCGGTGGTCTGTGGGTCTCATCCGATAACGGACAGAACTGGCAGGAGCTGCCTCACCCGGCAGTAACCGGCAGTAATGTATGGTTTCTCAAGCGCAAGGGCGACCTCAACGAACAACGACTGGCAACGGCAGTAGATGGAGGTACCGATACGCTGGTGGCGTCCGTCGGCACGGTTGAAACGAAACGGGTGCTCGATGAAATTCATGAAATTGGCCCTGACGGGAACCCACGTTTTACCGGATTCTACGATACGATATCAGTAACCACAATGCGTGATGCCCGCATTGTAACGAGCACCGACGGCGGAGTATCCTGGAGGGTTACCTATAACGAGCCTAAAAGCCGGCCGGGCTTTAGTCCGCGCCGTGAGATCATCTCCCGCCGTGACGGAAGCCTGCTTGCAGCTACAGTCGAGAGCGGTGTGCTGTGGTCGCCCAATGGCCTGGTATGGACACCGCTTGGCAACGATACCCTTAACCAGACAGTAATTTTGGATATAGATGTGGATACTAACGATGTTGTATATGCTGCAACAGACAAGGGTATCTTCTACATCAACGACCGCCCCACATCAGTGGATGACGGCAAGCTGAATATCCCAAGCAAGAATAGCCGTTTCTTTAGCATGTGGACGTATCCGGCGCCCGTGCGCACGCAGGTGCAGGTACGGTTGAACAACGTCGAAGCACTCAGCAATACCATTCGCAGCTTAAAGCTGTACAACATCTACGGTACGGAAGTGGCGGACTACAGCACTGCGATACCGCAGCAGAGTGCCGGCCGAGCCGAGTTTACTCTTAGCCTGCCTGCGCACATTGCCTCGGGCGTCTATCTTCTGGCCTTAGATACCGGAGCCGGCATTGTTTCATCGAAGCTGTTTGTTGCGGAATAG